The Ignavibacteria bacterium genome contains the following window.
TTGAAGCAAGGCTCTCAGCATCAAATCCATATTTCTTATACAAAGCCTCTGGCGTACCTGATTCTCCAAAAACATCTGGTAAACCAATCCTTATTATTTTGGCAGGATAATTTTCACTTAAAACTTCTGCAACAGCAGATCCAAGTCCACCAATTATATTATGATCTTCGGCAGTGAAAATTAATTTACATTCCTTTGCAGATTTAATAATAATTTCTTTATCAATTGGTTTGATAGTGTGAATATTAACGACTCTTAAACTGTATCCTTTCTCTTTTAATATATTTGATGCTTTAAAAGCTTCAGCCACCAATGCACCAGTTGCAAAGATAACAGCATCATTTCCATCGGTTAATTGAACACCTTTCCCAAACTTAAATTTATAATTATCATCAAAAATTTTATCCACATTTTGTCGCGTAAGTCTGATATACATTGGTCCATTATGTTCAACACTATATTTAATCAATTCACGTGTCTCAATTTCATCACATGGTTGACATACACTAAAGTTAGGAAGCGATCGCATTAAACTTACATCTTCGAGTCCCATTTGAGTCGTTCCGTCTTCACCAATTCCAATTCCTGCGTGTGTTCCAATTATTCTAACGTTAGCTTTGGTATAAGCGACCGAGATTCTTATTGTATCATATCTTCCAGTTATAAAGCAAGCGAAGCTACAAGCGTATGCAATTTTACCCGAAAGAGCTAATCCTGCACTTACGCCAATCATATTAGCTTCTTGAATTCCCATTTCAAAAAATCTTTCCGGGAATTTTTTCGCGAATAGACTGGACATAGTGGATTTTGACAAATCGGCGTCAAGAACAACAATATTGGAATTAACTTCACCCAATTGTGCAATTGTTTCACCGAAAGCTAATCGCGTTGATTTACCCATTTTTCACCAACAATTTTTGAAGTTCCTGGAGAGCTAATTCAGTTTCTTTTTCATTTGGAGCTTTACCATGCCATTCAACATTATCTTCCATAAATGAAACGCCTTTACCTTTAATTGTATGAGCTATGATATAAGTAGGTTTGCCATTTGCTTCACGAGCAATATTAAAAGCGTTTTCAATTTCAGCAAAGTTATGCCCATCAATTTCCAATACATTCCACTTAAAAGCTTCAAGTTTTGCTTTCAATGGTTCAAGATCCATTACATCTTTTGTAAAGCCATCAATTTGACTTTTGTTGTAGTCCAGGATCACACAAAGATTATCAAGATTAAATTTTGGAGCTGAAAGAATTGCTTCCCAGATTTGACCTTCCTGCGTTTCACCATCACCAGTCATACAATAAACACGATAAGATTTTTTATCAATCTTTGCGGTAAGTGCCATCCCAATAGCAACAGAAAGTCCTTGACCAAGCGATCCAGTCGAAGCTTCAACATAAGGCAAATCAAGATAACTCGGATGTCCTTGTGTACGTGAACCCAATACTCGCAAATTCATCAATTCTTCATAAGAGATTAAACCAATTCTTGCCAGAATTGCATAAAGTGCTGGAACACCATGACCTTTTGATAAAACAAATCTGTGTCTATCCGGGTCAAGTGCATTTTCCTTAGTTCTTTTTATCTCATTAAAAAATAAATAAACCAGAATATCAATTGCACTTAATGAACCACCTGGATGACCAGATTTAGCTCTTGATATCGCCTTAATGATATCAATTCTTAATTCATTTGCAATTTGTTGTAATTGATTGTGTGTATACATATCTCAAAAATTTTTCAAAGTTAACAATTGACATTAAATGTTCAAAGATAAAATTTTTAGCATTTAGTTTGAGTTCGACATTAACATTATATATTTTTGAGTGGCATTCAGAATAAATTTTGAGGTGACAAATGGAAAAATTCCTTTTAGTCTTTCTTTTGCTCTCAAACACATTACTCTTTTCACAAACTAAAATGGGAGAATACAAATACGAGGATTTCAAAACTCCTGAGTATTGCGGGACTTCATGTCATACAGATATTTACCAGCAGTGGAAACAGGCAATGATGTCCGAGGCCTTCACTCATAAATGGGACGAAATAGAATACTTTGATTTAGCTGTACCACATTCTGAAAAAGATGAAAAGGTTGCAGAAGTAAAAGCTGGCTGTAATGGTTGTCATTCTCCACTTGCATATGTAACAGGAGATATCCCGCCAAAAAGACCTTCTTTTAATACAAGAGCAAATGAATCTGTTTCCTGTGAAGTTTGTCACAGTATCGTTGGTTATGCAGGTGATATTCCTTACAATTTCAATTATATAATGAGACCAGGCAAAACAAAATTTGGTGCTAGACAAAGCGATATTCAATCTCCTGCCCACATAATCGAAATTAATCCGCTTCTCAAGTCCGGCGATTTTTGTGGAATTTGTCACAATGAAAAAAGTCCTTATGGTGTTTGGGTAAAATCAACTCATCTTGAGTGGAAAGAAGGTCCATATTCAAAGGAAGGAGTTCAATGTCAGGATTGCCATATGCCAAAGGTAGAGATGAGAGCTGCAAGTATGGGTAATTTATATAAAGATATGAGAGCTCATCTTTTTCACGGTGCACATGATAAAGGAAAACTTAATGGTGTAATTGAATTAAGAATAAATCCTGATATTAGAGAAGTTGAACCAGGTTCAACGGTCAAATTCACAGTTATTCTTTACAATGCAAAAGCAGGTCATAAATTCCCAACAGGTTCAGTTGAAGATCGAATTGCATGGCTGGAAGTTACAGCAGTTGATGCAAAAGGAAACAAATATCACTTACCTGTTGACAAAAAAGGATTTCAAGGAGAAGAATATACAATAAGCGACGAGAAAGCACTCGCCTATCAAGATTTAGGAATTGCACTGAATAAGCCTGATTTCAAAGGACTTGAAAGAGATGGAATTCCATCTGGTAATCGAATTTTTAGAATGGCATATTTTGATCCACAAGGAAGGATGACAATGCAACAATGGAATACAGCATCACTTGGAGTTGATTACAGAATAGGTCCGCGGGAAACAAAAGTTGAAACTTTTACATTTCGAGTACCTGATAATTGTCCTCCAGGAAAAATGAAAGTAACAGCCGTTTTGAATTATCAACTGCTTGTTTCATCAGTTGCGAAATTTTTAGGTGTTCCAGAATCAGAATATCAAACAATTAAGATAAACGAACATTCAACTGAAATTGAAATTCTAGAATAAATTTAGGGAGATAAATCAATGAGAAAACTTCCTCTTACGCTTTTTGCAGTTTTCCTTCTTATAAATTTCACTTCAGCAGAACTTTTTGGTATTCCTGCATTTGCAAGAAAATACAGTATGAGCTGTCAGACCTGCCACTCACCTTTTCCTAGATTAAAAGATTATGGTGATGAATTTGCTCGAAACGGTTTTGTTCTTGCTGATAAAGATGCACCAAGATACTTTTTGGAAACTGGTGATGCTGAATTATCTTTAATTAGAGATTTTCCTTTAGCAGTTAGAATTGAAGGATTTGCAACATTTAAACATAAATCGAACGAAGATAGAATTGATCTGGCAACGCCATATATGGTAAAATTTCTTTCAGGCGGTGCATTGACAAAAAATGTTTCTTATTATTTCTATCTCTACTTAAACGAAAAGGGTGAGATAACAACTGTCGAGGATGCATATTTGATGTTTAATAATGTTTTTGGTACTGATTTGGATATTTATGTAGGACAATTTCAAATTTCCGATCCACTATTTAAAAGAGAGCTAAGATTAACTCGCGAAGATTATATGATTTATAAAAAGAAAATTGGTAATTCTCAAATGAGTCTCGGTTATGACAGAGGAATTATGTTGAACTTACCTCTTAAAACTAAAACAGACTTAACCTTTGAAATTGTTAATGGTAATGGAATAGGAGCCGTAACAGATAATTTTGACATTGATAAATATCCGAGCTTTTTTGGAAGAGTATCTCAAGATATTGCAGAACCCTTAAGGTTTGGTTTATTTGGATATTACGGAAAAGAAAAAGTAAGCCAAAATAATCCAATTAATAGAGCCACAATGTTCGGTGTAGATGCAACTTTAACCTTAAGTGATAAATTTGAAACTAACTTTCAATATGTAAAAAGAAAAGATACTCAAGCTGATGCAGTTAGATCCGCTAACACAAACGGATCATTTCTTGAACTTGTTTACACTCCCAAAGGTGATGAAAGCAAATGGTATGCTGCTGCACTAATCAACTATATAACTTCAGATTATCCAGGTTCAGATTATAAAACTTCAGCGTTACACGTAGGATATTTACTCCGAAGAAACATTAGACTTTATGGCGAATTTATTTACGACTTCATTAATAAATCTAATCAATTATTGGTCGGATTTGTCACTGGATTTTAAGTGATATTATTTACCAAACAAAAAAAGGCGAGCATTGTCTCGCCTTTTTTTTTAAATTCTATTTGAGCAAAAAAATTATTTATAAATCTGTTTAATAAAATTTTGAACTAAACTTAAACTTTCAATTTGTCAAACTTCGAACTGGTGCTGGAATTCTTCCTCCCCGCAGCACAAACTCTTTTGATGATAAATTTCTTACTGGCATAATAGGAGCTGAACCCAACAGACCGCCATACTCAACAATATCACCAACTTTCTTTCCATAGGCTGGAATTATTCTAACCGCAGTTGTTTTATCATTAATTACACCAATTGCACATTCATCAGCAATTATTCCTGCAATAGTTTCTTCAGGTGTATCTCCAGGAATTGCAATCATATCAAGACCAACAGAACAAACGCTTGTCATTGCTTCTAATTTTTCAATTGAAAGATGTCCTTTCTGAACTGCTCTAATCATTCCTGCATCTTCAGAAACAGGGATGAACGCACCGCTCAATCCACCAACAGATGAGCTTGCCATCAATCCACCTTTTTTAACAGAGTCGTTAAGCATTGCTAATGCTGCGGTTGTTCCAGGTGCACCAACTGATTGAAGTCCCATTGCTTCAAGAATATCTGCAACTGAATCACCTTCAGCTGGAGTTGGTGCAAGAGATATATCGACAATTCCAAATTCTACTCCGAGTAATTCGGCAACTTTTCTGCCGATTAATTCACCTGCTCGTGTAATTTTAAAAGCAGTTTTTTTGATGACCTCGGCTAATTGTCCCAGATCAACTCTACCTGCTTCACGAATTGCCTGAAGAACAACTCCTGGTCCGCTTATGCCCACATTGATAGATGCTTCAGCTTCTGAAACACCATGAAATGCCCCTGCAACAAATGGATTATCTTCAGGGACATTACAAAAGACAACAAGTTTTGCACAACCAATCGAACCATCTTTAGCAGTTAATCTCGCTGTTTCCTTTATCTGATGACTCATTAAATTTATGGCGTCGATATTTATTCCAGCTTTTGTGGAAGCGACATTGACAGAGGAACATACTCTTTTAGTATTTGCAAGAGCTTCTGGGATTGCAAGAATTAATTCTTTTTCTCCTTTTGTAAATCCTTTTTGCACAAGAGCACCAAAGCCGCCAATGTAATCCACTCCAACTGCTTCAGCAGCTTTATCCATTGTCTCTGCTATTTTAATGAATTCATCTTTTTTTAGATTATCAAAAGGAATTGAAACGGGAGTGACCGCAATACGTTTATTCGCAATTGAAATACCAAAACGTCGTTCAATATCCTCTGCAATTTTTACATGATTTTTAGCTACTCGAGTAATTTTATCATAGACTTTTTGACAGATGACATTAACATCTCGATCTGCACAATCTCTCAGATTGATTCCGAGTGTGACTGTTCGAATATCGAAATGTTCAACCTGAGTCATTCTAATCGTTTCAAGTATTTCTTCAAATTCGTAAGGCATATTAAATTCCTTTTAATTCATATTCTGTGCATACTTTTAAAAACATCTTCGTGTTGTATCATAATTTTGATGTTCATTTCTTCAGCAGCATTTGCAAGTCGATCGTGAAGTTCTTTAAATGATAGCGGAGAATTTGAAATATCAACAATCATAATCATCGTGAAAAATTCCTGAAGAATTTTTTGAGTAATATCCTGAATGTCACAATTAGCTTCTGCAAGAATTGTTGAAATTTTACTAACAACTCCAGGCCGGTTAATACCATACGAAGTGATAATTACTCTACCGCTATCCATTGAGTTCTGTGATGTAGAAGGTTTTTCAATGTATTTTTCTATTCTCTTATAAACTTCTTCTCTTAATTTTTCTGGAGTTATATTATTACCGAATTCTTTAAGAACTTCAATGGTAATTTCTCTAATTTTTTGTTCTGAAACGCTCAAGATTTTCACCTATTGATTTAGTTCTGAATGGATTTTAACTAATTAAAATTTCAATCTTTTAATAAATGTCTTGCAATTACAATTCTCTGTATTTCAGATGTCCCTTCATAAATTTCTGTGATCTTCGCATCGCGTAAATATCTTTCGACTAAATATTCACGAACGTATCCATATCCTCCATGAATTTGAATTGCTTCATCGGCACATTCCATTGCTGTTCGAGATGCAAAAAGTTTTGCCATTGCTGCCTGCATTGCAAAATCTTTATGCTGATCTTTTAATGATGCCGCTTGAAGAGTGAGCAGTCTCGCGGCTTCAACTTTTGTTGCCATATCAGCTAATTTAAATTGAATTGCTTGAAGTTCTGCAATTGGTTTCCCAAATGCTTTTCTCTCCTTTGAATATTTTATTGCTGCTTCTAAGGAAGCTTGAGCAATTCCCAGAGCTTGCGCAGCGATTCCAATTCTACCTCCATTTAATGTGTTCATTGCAAAATTAAATCCTTTACCTTCTTCCCAGATTAAGTTTTCTTTCGGGACACGACAATTAGTAAACATTAATGAACAGGTATCGGAACTTCGAATGCCTAATTTGTCTTCTTTTTTACCTCTCTCAAATCCAGGAAAATCTTTTTCAACAATAAAAGCACTAATTCCTTTATGACGCAATTCTCGATTTGTCTGAGCCATTACAAGATAAACATCTGCGGTTGTTCCATTTGTAATCCAATTCTTTGTCCCATTTAGAATCCAGTAATCACCATCTTTCTCAGCGATTGTATGCTGATTAGTTGCATCACTTCCAGCTTCGGGTTCAGATAGTGCAAAAGCACCAAGCATCTTCCCTTGAGCAAGAGGTTTTAAATATTTTTCTTTTTGTTCGTTTGTGCCGTATTCTTCTAGTCCCCAGCAAACAAGACTATTATTTACGGACATAATCACACCGACACTGGCATCAACTTTAGAAATTTCTTCCATCGCTAAAACATAGCTAATAGTATCCAGTCCAGCACCGCCCCACTCAGGTGAGACCATCATACCCATAAATCCAAGCTCACCAAGTTTTTTCACAATTTCGTATGGAAACTCAGCATTAATGTCTCTATCAACCGCACTTGGTGCAATTTCGGTTTCTGCAAATTCCTTTGCAGTTTGTTTGATCATTAATTGTTCTTCTGTGAATGTAAAATTCATTTTCTATCTCCTATCTCAATTTTGCTTTAATATTTGTCTGGTATGATTGTCTGTAAACATCAGGATCGTTTGATTTGTAATCTTTGATAGGGATACCATAATTTCTAAGTCTTGCTTCAGCTGTTTTAATTCTGTCAATTGGATCTGGATGAGTTGAAAGGAATGTTTTTACTTTTGACGGTTGAGTATCAATTAATTTGTCATCTCTCATTTTCTCAAAGAAGAATTTTACTCCTCCCGGATAAAATCTTGCAGCTCTTAAATATTTAATTGAATACTCATCTGCTTCATCTTCAAAGGTTCTGCTGTTAGCAAGAAAAGTCAGACCCGTAAAGAGGTTTGCTGCAATTTGCGCGATTTCATTTGGATTTTCTCCCAATACTAAACTTGCAAGCATTGAAATACCGTAATAAGATGTCAGATTTTGAGTTGCATGTCTTCTTTCTGCGTGAGCTATTTCGTGTGCAAGTACTCCAGCAAGAGCGGCTTCGCTATCCAGATATTTCAAAATTCCTGTATAGACATAAACAAAACCACCGGGAGTTGCAAACGCATTTAATGTGTTGTCATCCTGAATTAGTTCAAGTTGATACTTGTAAACATTTCGTTTTTTAATTTCAGGGGAATTTAAAATTTGTAAAAAGATATTTTGATAAATGTAATTCTTCACTGAAGGATCACCAGAATAAATGGGATATTCCTTTGGATTTTTTCTAATTTCCTGATCAAGCTGCATTCCTAAGTTAACTTCATCCTGATCCGAGAAAATATTTAATCCCCACTTTGCGCAGCCGGCAAAAAGAATCATTATTACAATGAAAACACTCAAAGTTTTTAGGTTGGAATTTATTTTCATCATTTATCCTCCATTTAAAGTACTTCTATGTTTTAACAAAAATATAAAAATTGGTGAACCTATTACAGCTGTAATCGAACCGATTGGAATTTCAACTGGAGAAAGAAGAATTCTCGAAATAAGATCAGCAATCATCATAAAGATTGCTCCAGCAAAAATTGATGAAGGAATGACAATTCGGTTATCATATCCAAATATTAATCTGCATATATGTGGAACAACCAATCCAACAAAACCAATTATCCCAACACTCGAGACCACAATTCCTATTAATAGACTTCCAAATATGAATGATATATTCTTCAGAAGATTTGTATTTACACCAAATTGTTTTGCATTCTCTTCATCGATAGAAATCAAATTGTAATGGTTAGAGAAAACTAAAAATAAGACTGCAGAAAAAACAAAGACGATTGTAATTACTAAGATTGATGAATAATCAGTTAAAGACAAATTTCCCATTAGCCAGAATAAAGCTGTTCTAAAACTTTGATCAATAAGCGAAACAATAAATAGTATTAAAGCCGAAAGGAAAGCATTAATCATTACACCAACGAGTAAAATTGTATTTGGATCCACCTCACCCCATCTTCTGCCTAAAAGAAATACAATCAAAAAAGTAATCAAGCTGCCAATAAATGCAAAGAATGAAATTCCAGTAAATTGAAACCCAATTGCAATTGCTATTATTGCTCCCAAAGCACCACCGCTCGAAACACCTAGTATATAAGGTTCAGCTAATGGATTTTTCAACAATGCCTGAAATACTGTTCCAACTAAAGATAATGAAGCCCCAACTAACATAGCCGTTAAAATTCTTGGAAGACGAAGTTCCAAAATTATTTTTGATTGAATTGTATCTCCACTCTTTCCAGTTAAAATTTTTAAAGTTTCCATAAAAGAAATTTCTTTTGTCCCAAGACTGAGACTAACCAGAAAAACTGTTACGAGTAAGATAAATAGTAAGAGTAGATAAACAAATAATTTTTCTTTTGTTGATTTGATTTGATCGGTCATTTTATTGTGGTTTGCTTAAATCACTTAATGTTTTAGCGAGAGAATCAAGTAAGTTATCAATTCCAATTTTTGCGACTGAAGAAATGAAAAGAATTTCAACAGGTTTCTCTACACCTTTGAGTGCAGTTTTGAATTTAGATTTTATCTTCTTCTCGAAGTTAAATCTTTCGCTTTCAGGAATTAGATCCATTTTTGAAATAGAAACAAGATAGGGCTTCTTTAATAATTCTTTGCTGTAAGCTCGTAATTCTTTAACAAGAATTTTAAATTCTTCAAATGGTTCTTCAGATGAAGCAGAGATTAAAAACAATAAAACTTTTGTCCGCTCAATATGTCTCAAAAATTTTAATCCCAAACCTTTCCCCTGTGCCGCTCCTTCAATAATTCCTGGAATATCTGCAACAACAAAACTTTTAAAGTCTTTGTATTGAACAAGCCCAAGAACAGGTTCGAGTGTTGTGAATGGATAATCAGCAATTTTTGGACGCGCAGCTGAAATCACCGAAATTAATGTTGATTTACCTGCATTTGGAAATCCAACTATTCCAACATCGGCTATTAATTTAAGCTCGAGAATAATCCATCTTTCTTCACCTGGTTTTCCCGCTTCGGCTTTTCTTGGAGCTTGATTGGTCGGAGATTTGAAATGTGTGTTTCCTTTACCGCCTTTGCCTCCACGAGCAACTACAAAGGTTTGATCTGGTTCAGTGAAATCAAATAAAACTTCTCCAGTTTCTTTATCTTTAACAACAGTTCCAACTGGAACACGGAGAATCACATCTTCGCCATTCTTACCAGTCTTAAGTGCTCCCATTCCGGGCTCGCCATTTTTAGCTATATATTTCCTTTTGTATCTGTAATCAAGTAAAGTTGACATATTCGGATCAGAGATTAATATTACATCACCGCCTTTTCCACCATCTCCACCATCTGGACCACCTTTAGGCACATACTTTTCACGGCGAAAACTGACCGCACCTCTTCCTCCGTTTCCTGCTTTTACATAAATTTCTACAAGATCTATGAACATAAGATTTTCACTTTATGTTTTCGTAAAGGAATTCTGCAAATTTATTTGCCCATTTAGATAAAGGTTGAATGTTTTTTTTGTCAAATAAATCTGTTAATAAAAGGGAAGCTTCGTCCCAATTGTTCACAGCATTAAGTTTTTCCATAAATTCAATAAACTCAATTTCATTTTCATCAAAAATCTTTTTAATGATTTTCTTCCTTAAGCTTTTAGGCATCAATCCATCAAGATTTCTATTGTAAAGTTTTTGAAAACTTTCTTCTTTCTTGACAGCATTTTGTTCAAAATTATTTTCGTTTTTTTGAATTGATAACTCAGGAGAGACATTTTCTGAGTTATTCAAGACTTCTTTAAAGTTTTCTTTCTGAACATAGCTTTCATAATTTTCTTCAAAGGTCACTGACTCTGATCCTTCCTTAACAACTTCCTCGTTCGTAATTTTTTCTAAAGATTTATTTTCTTCCTCTACTACCATATCTTCAGCGAGGGATTTAGTTTCAACGACCTGCTTTTCATAAACACTTGAATGAAGAATAGATCGAATGAACGAAACAACTGTTTCACCAGAAGTTTTAAATTGTTCTCGATGTTCTTCAAGAAAACTTGCGAGCTCGTTTCTCTGTTTATCTTTCAAATAAATAATAAATGCCTCATATTCCGCTGAATCCGTAATAGAGAGATTTAATTCAAAAAGAAAGTTTTTAAATCGACTGAATAAATTGTAATGGTCCAACAGAGTAAAATCTCGTGTGTATTCTTTATCAATCTTATAAAGCAAATTTTGAAAATCGTTCTTGCCAATTTTGGTTAAACCAGTCTTTTCAAAATATTTATTTACCAGAATTGGAAAATACTCGTATTCGACAATAAATTTTAAACGGTCTCTAATAAAACTTACCGATTGGAATTCCTCATATTTCATTATAAATGAAGTTAATGTATCACAGGGCTTTAACAAATAATCTAGATTTAGGTCTAAGGCGAATTTCAAAAGAATAGATAATTCCTTGATGTCTAATTCTTTTGTTAATGTGAGAAGAATTTTAAGTTCATCGACAAGAGGTTTAACTTTTATATGATCGAAATTGAACTTTGAAAAGTTTCTTATTGCGCTAAATTCTTCTTCAACTCTTCTTTCTATTTCTAATCGGATATAATGTTTAATTGAATCAGGAATGTTTAAGTTTAAAATTTCAGAAACTGAGATTTTATCAGATGCGTCAAAAATAGCTCTGCAATATCTATTAATTATTACTTGTTTTTCACGATCAAACATTTTTCCACTACATTTTTAAGTTAATTTAGATAAGGAATAGGGCTTTGTCAATTGAATTTTTATCTAATCTTAGACTCATATCTCACTAAAAAGTGAATTTACCTTATAAATTTTTTACTGTGTTGTACTTGTTTCAATCACAAAAATTATTTTTGTGAAAATTTTGTGAGGTAATTATGAAGTCCTTTTACAAAAAAATAATCTTTATGATAAGCTCTTTAATCATTATTCTTTTCATAGTTTTCTTGATTAATCAAACTGCCCAGGTTATTGAATTATCAAAGAATGTTTCGGAGGATTTCAGCAAGTTTGTACTGTTTTTTCTAATCATAATCTACTCACTACTTATAATTATACCGATTTATCTTTTTATTTCATTACCCAGTTCGCTCAAAATTCCAGAGAGCATTAATTCGCCTGAATATCAAAAATATATTCAGCAGTTGAGAAAAAGACTTAAAAAGAACAAATATATAAAAGAGAAAAACATATCAGTCGATTCTGAAGAAGACTTAAAGAATGCTTTGAATTATTTAAATGAAATAGCTGATCAAGAAATTAAAAAAAATGCAATTGGCGTTTTTACAGTTACGGCTCTTTCTCAATCAGGAAGACTTGATGGTTTAATTGTTTTGACGCTTTTGACTAAAATGATTTACAAAATTGCATTGATCTACAATCAAAGACCAAATATTTCTGATTTAATTCAATTATATGCTAATGTTTTCATGACGACATTTCTTGCATACACAATTGAAGAAATCAATATTGAAGAACAGCTTGATCCAATTATAGATAATCTTACAGAGATTTCAGCTATTGGAGTAATGAAGTCAGTTCCATTTTCAGGACTTGTCGGCAAAATGCTTCTTGATGGAGCAATCAATGCATATCTTACATTGAGGGTTGGGATAATCACAAAAAATTATTGCTCTTCACTGGTCAAACCTGAAAGAAAAACTCTAAGAAGATCTGCCTCGATTCAAGCTGCGAAAATGACAGTTGTATTAGTGAAAGAAATTGGCATGGACATCACCAAAAAAATCGCTCGTAAAATGAAAGATAAGTTATCACAGGCAGGAGAAACTTTTATTGAAAAAGCAAAGGGAATTTTTGGCTC
Protein-coding sequences here:
- a CDS encoding acyl-CoA dehydrogenase, which encodes MNFTFTEEQLMIKQTAKEFAETEIAPSAVDRDINAEFPYEIVKKLGELGFMGMMVSPEWGGAGLDTISYVLAMEEISKVDASVGVIMSVNNSLVCWGLEEYGTNEQKEKYLKPLAQGKMLGAFALSEPEAGSDATNQHTIAEKDGDYWILNGTKNWITNGTTADVYLVMAQTNRELRHKGISAFIVEKDFPGFERGKKEDKLGIRSSDTCSLMFTNCRVPKENLIWEEGKGFNFAMNTLNGGRIGIAAQALGIAQASLEAAIKYSKERKAFGKPIAELQAIQFKLADMATKVEAARLLTLQAASLKDQHKDFAMQAAMAKLFASRTAMECADEAIQIHGGYGYVREYLVERYLRDAKITEIYEGTSEIQRIVIARHLLKD
- a CDS encoding transketolase family protein; translation: MGKSTRLAFGETIAQLGEVNSNIVVLDADLSKSTMSSLFAKKFPERFFEMGIQEANMIGVSAGLALSGKIAYACSFACFITGRYDTIRISVAYTKANVRIIGTHAGIGIGEDGTTQMGLEDVSLMRSLPNFSVCQPCDEIETRELIKYSVEHNGPMYIRLTRQNVDKIFDDNYKFKFGKGVQLTDGNDAVIFATGALVAEAFKASNILKEKGYSLRVVNIHTIKPIDKEIIIKSAKECKLIFTAEDHNIIGGLGSAVAEVLSENYPAKIIRIGLPDVFGESGTPEALYKKYGFDAESLASRIETQLKQS
- the obgE gene encoding GTPase ObgE, giving the protein MFIDLVEIYVKAGNGGRGAVSFRREKYVPKGGPDGGDGGKGGDVILISDPNMSTLLDYRYKRKYIAKNGEPGMGALKTGKNGEDVILRVPVGTVVKDKETGEVLFDFTEPDQTFVVARGGKGGKGNTHFKSPTNQAPRKAEAGKPGEERWIILELKLIADVGIVGFPNAGKSTLISVISAARPKIADYPFTTLEPVLGLVQYKDFKSFVVADIPGIIEGAAQGKGLGLKFLRHIERTKVLLFLISASSEEPFEEFKILVKELRAYSKELLKKPYLVSISKMDLIPESERFNFEKKIKSKFKTALKGVEKPVEILFISSVAKIGIDNLLDSLAKTLSDLSKPQ
- a CDS encoding DUF697 domain-containing protein, producing MKSFYKKIIFMISSLIIILFIVFLINQTAQVIELSKNVSEDFSKFVLFFLIIIYSLLIIIPIYLFISLPSSLKIPESINSPEYQKYIQQLRKRLKKNKYIKEKNISVDSEEDLKNALNYLNEIADQEIKKNAIGVFTVTALSQSGRLDGLIVLTLLTKMIYKIALIYNQRPNISDLIQLYANVFMTTFLAYTIEEINIEEQLDPIIDNLTEISAIGVMKSVPFSGLVGKMLLDGAINAYLTLRVGIITKNYCSSLVKPERKTLRRSASIQAAKMTVVLVKEIGMDITKKIARKMKDKLSQAGETFIEKAKGIFGSFKNLFGI
- a CDS encoding iron ABC transporter permease; the encoded protein is MTDQIKSTKEKLFVYLLLLFILLVTVFLVSLSLGTKEISFMETLKILTGKSGDTIQSKIILELRLPRILTAMLVGASLSLVGTVFQALLKNPLAEPYILGVSSGGALGAIIAIAIGFQFTGISFFAFIGSLITFLIVFLLGRRWGEVDPNTILLVGVMINAFLSALILFIVSLIDQSFRTALFWLMGNLSLTDYSSILVITIVFVFSAVLFLVFSNHYNLISIDEENAKQFGVNTNLLKNISFIFGSLLIGIVVSSVGIIGFVGLVVPHICRLIFGYDNRIVIPSSIFAGAIFMMIADLISRILLSPVEIPIGSITAVIGSPIFIFLLKHRSTLNGG
- a CDS encoding transketolase, translating into MYTHNQLQQIANELRIDIIKAISRAKSGHPGGSLSAIDILVYLFFNEIKRTKENALDPDRHRFVLSKGHGVPALYAILARIGLISYEELMNLRVLGSRTQGHPSYLDLPYVEASTGSLGQGLSVAIGMALTAKIDKKSYRVYCMTGDGETQEGQIWEAILSAPKFNLDNLCVILDYNKSQIDGFTKDVMDLEPLKAKLEAFKWNVLEIDGHNFAEIENAFNIAREANGKPTYIIAHTIKGKGVSFMEDNVEWHGKAPNEKETELALQELQKLLVKNG
- a CDS encoding ACT domain-containing protein translates to MDSGRVIITSYGINRPGVVSKISTILAEANCDIQDITQKILQEFFTMIMIVDISNSPLSFKELHDRLANAAEEMNIKIMIQHEDVFKSMHRI
- a CDS encoding PFL family protein: MPYEFEEILETIRMTQVEHFDIRTVTLGINLRDCADRDVNVICQKVYDKITRVAKNHVKIAEDIERRFGISIANKRIAVTPVSIPFDNLKKDEFIKIAETMDKAAEAVGVDYIGGFGALVQKGFTKGEKELILAIPEALANTKRVCSSVNVASTKAGINIDAINLMSHQIKETARLTAKDGSIGCAKLVVFCNVPEDNPFVAGAFHGVSEAEASINVGISGPGVVLQAIREAGRVDLGQLAEVIKKTAFKITRAGELIGRKVAELLGVEFGIVDISLAPTPAEGDSVADILEAMGLQSVGAPGTTAALAMLNDSVKKGGLMASSSVGGLSGAFIPVSEDAGMIRAVQKGHLSIEKLEAMTSVCSVGLDMIAIPGDTPEETIAGIIADECAIGVINDKTTAVRIIPAYGKKVGDIVEYGGLLGSAPIMPVRNLSSKEFVLRGGRIPAPVRSLTN
- a CDS encoding M48 family metalloprotease, with the translated sequence MMKINSNLKTLSVFIVIMILFAGCAKWGLNIFSDQDEVNLGMQLDQEIRKNPKEYPIYSGDPSVKNYIYQNIFLQILNSPEIKKRNVYKYQLELIQDDNTLNAFATPGGFVYVYTGILKYLDSEAALAGVLAHEIAHAERRHATQNLTSYYGISMLASLVLGENPNEIAQIAANLFTGLTFLANSRTFEDEADEYSIKYLRAARFYPGGVKFFFEKMRDDKLIDTQPSKVKTFLSTHPDPIDRIKTAEARLRNYGIPIKDYKSNDPDVYRQSYQTNIKAKLR